ggtctgtagtgacacctctagcactgcgattcAGTCcctatgtttagctcacataatataatttaatataCAAATATGCGTTAATGTGTCTAATATAATAAATGTAGCAACAACTGACCTGCATGGCTGAGGGATGGTAACTGGGTTCTGGACAGCAAGGGCCACACTGTCTCCCTTCTGGAACACCATGTCATAGGGCCCCTCCAGGAACATCATGCTGTACAGTACACATCCCAGagactggagagaaagagagagagaatactgtctCTACAAGGTCAACAAACACCAGGCATGATATATCGCTTGTACAATACTGACAGTTTCCACCGACCAAACTAAAGTTTTACAATACTGCCAGTTTCCACTGACCAAACACCAGGCATGTTATATCGCTTGTACGTAGTACGCTAGTGTGCGTTACCCAGATGTCTGTACGGTCATCGATGACACAGTGGCTCTCCACGTTAAAGAGCTCAGGGGCGCGGTACGATATAGTACACCTCTGAGCTGCCCAGTCCTGTACTGTCATGGCCTCCCTGGTTCCCTTGACTTCCATCCTGGAGCGGTTCATAGAACCCAGGTCCATCAGCAGCGGCCTGTCATCCTCCTCTAGGAGTACATTGGTAGGCTTCAGATCTCtgagaggagaggtaaagagagggatagagatagactCATTCTAATTTGAACCACTAACCATAATCATGTGTGTGTAATAGCAGTATCAGCCTGTACCTGTGTGCGTAGCCTCTGTCATGCATGGCCTTCAGTCCAGAACAGATGCCCTGTAGTACCTTCAGGATGCGTCTCTCTGGCATGAAGCTGCCCTTGTCCCTCAGCTTCTCTAGCACTGACCACAGACTGCCCTTCTGTAGGAGCACCCACACCCAGGCGTGAATACAAAGACGTATACATACACACTTTTTCATTTCCGCGCTTTAAACCAGTGTATCGGCAGATGTATCGGTATCTTTtaactcccccctcccccccaaaaaaacggtATCGGACCCCAAAAAATCACCTGGGCTCTAATACGCACATACAGGCGTGAGTACATAGACATGCGCACACACGTACACGTACCTGAACGTAGGGCAGCAGTATCCAGGCCTCACTCTTGCCCCCCCTCTCTATGAAGGTGTGCCCTGCCAGGCCCAGGATGTTGGGGTGGCTGAAGAGACGGTGCATCTCCACCTCCGTCTGAGCCTCTTGGCGACCCTCCCGGTCATGGCACAGGATCCTCTTCAGGGCGTAGAAACGCCCGTCCTGCACCCCCTCCACCAGGTCCACATAGCTGAACCCTCTGGGAtgaggggagggatggaaggtaaaagacgatagaaagagagaaaatagggAACGACAGAGGGGGTAGATAACGAAAGCAGGAGAAAGTGGAGAGACAGACAAAACCAGAGTCCTGATCAGTAAGATGTAACgttacagaagactgaaatacaaaTACATGTGTGGGAGGGACCGGGATGATCGTCTGCCATGTAGAATAGGTAACAGTGTTTCACTGATGCGGACGGTTTTACCCTTCATCTAGTTTCTGGATGAAGTAGTATCTTTTGTTGTCAATGGTGATGGAGCCGCGGGAACAGATACACAGGGTCTGACCCATCCTCCCTGGGGCATAACTCAACACACCAACACCCAgatggactgagagagagagagacacaacccatatttatttattttccattttgtaatTGAACTATTTACACAtcgctacaacactgtatacagacatatGTCATTCAAAATGTCTTTATTTTGGAACTTGTGCTTTGGCAATGCaaaaatgtttcccatgccaataaagccccttaaattgaattgagagagatggagtgcaTACGAGGTAAAATACCAGGTGTAGTGGAATTGAAAGTGAGAGGTCAAGTGGAAAGCCATGGGAGAGAGGGCGAGTATGGGATATATGTGTAAaaacatactgaaacaggaaatccAGTCCATTCCAACTATGTTCCAAGCCATGGGAGAGAGGGCGAGTATGGGATATATGTGTAAAAAAACATACTGAAACATGAAATCCAGTCCATTCCACTATGTTCCAAGCCATGGGAGAGAGGGCGAGTATGGGATATATGTGTAAAaaacatactgaaacaggaaatccAGTCCATTCCACTATGTTCCAAGCCATGGGAGAGAGGGCGAGTATGGGATATATGTGTAAAAAACATACTGAAACATGAAATCCAGTCCATTCCACTATGTTCCAAGCCATGGGAGAGAGGGCGAGTATGGGATATATGTGTAAAaaacatactgaaacaggaaatccAGTCCATTCCACTATGTTCCAAGCCATGGGAGAGAGGGCGAGTATGGGATATATGTGTAAAaaacatactgaaacaggaaatccAGTCCATTCCACTATGTTCCAAGCCATGGGAGAGAGGGCGAGTATGGGATATATGTGTAAAAAACATACTGAAACATGAAATCCAGTCCATTCCACTATGTTCCAAGGATTAATGCAGTGTCAATTTCACTTATCAAAATGATTCACTGTCACCTGTGCTTGATAATAATTGTGGGTGTTTATATTTGTCTTATTTAcacgtgtgaattggaaatgtgttttttgcatatcacAACTCCTCCTGAGACAACCTTGGAGAGTGGGGTTACGGCCAGGGTCCGACATTGTCGACGGTGACCCTGGCGAAAGTAGgactaagtgccttgctcaaggacacatcggcagatttgttgatcttgtcggctcggggattcaaactaacaacctttcggttactggcctaactaTTCAAacgagcaacctttcggttactttcCTAGCCGCGCTACAGCGACTCTTGGTCCTAAACCTTTTCAAAAGTGTACGGTTTTGTTTAGTAACGTGGCACACCGGTATGAGAATACAAGCTAACTACAAGAGGGCAGCATGCAGATCAATCCTGATCAGCCAATATTATCTGATAGAGATATTGATAAACGTGTGAGGAAAGTGCATGGGGATATTTGCGTTTGTTAGCGGTGGATATATAAAAATTACCTTCAGTTAACGTCCTGTTTTCTGCTGGCTACTTCCGTGTACATAAAACGCGTAATGATGACGCAGGCCTGTGAGCTGCTGCCTTCCAAAATGGGAACTCGGAAAATTACAAGGTAAAATCATGACGTCAGCGATCTTCAGGTCGCTCTAGATTTAGAGGCCCGAGTTGGAAGACCGTTCAAAtcgatttttcccagtcggagctcgtttttttcccCGAGTTCCAAATTGTTTTGAACATACggaagtcggagatttccgagttaacagttgtttcgAACGCCGCACCAATCGAAGTTGCTATTATATCGACAAGATAGTCAAGTTAACATTAgccatggaaatacatgtcctcaaagacGGAAGGCAGGCGAAATCATTCTACGTAGTACAAGGACATATACGCGTGTGAACAGGCCATAGCGATGTAGTAGTTGTCTTTGTATCCGTGCCATTATAGCGTATGTGACCGCATGGGGAGCGCCATTTTAAAGTACTAAATTATCTTAATCTTGGTTGATTGTGCCTAACGCATGGGAATCTCTACCCAGTTGACGTTAAAATGGCCCTCAACGGCAATTCCTATGCTCCATCCATGACAGACACAGGTCCGATAAAGTATTTTATCATGCCCACAAGCGCTGTAAAATAAAACGTCTCAATATGGCCTTTGGTCTAGTGCTACGTGTACTCTAAcctgtttatgaagcatgtgacatatTTTGAAGCATTTTGCGTCCACACATTAGTGCATTCGTAACAACCTAACGAAAtttctattcgatcaaataagcctcacggaGCAAATTGGTTAACTGTTTTGTTGAACAAACATTGACCCCCATACAAAACCCTCACTTTGTGGGCTTAATTCCGGGGACAGATTTTGGGCCGAATTAAACTTTGATTCAGCACTTCCTCTGGCCAAATAAAGTATTTGAATAAACCAGAGCACTACCTAGTGGACTCAACTTTGCTAAGGTGGGTTTCAAATCAAAAGAGTTTACCATCCATATATCCACTTGTCACCTTTAGGCTATTCTGTAACAATCTAAATAAACTAGTTTCACATTATGGGGAAAATCCTTCCACGTTAGTCAACACTACAGGTTATCCTTGAGATTCTCaccttctcaaaacacattgaGAAGGTCAGAAGGGACAGACCCcttggctttctcatccaatggggcTTGACAGTCCACAGGAGTATGCAATTAAGACAGTTACCTGACCATAAACTTGTTTTTCAAGGCACCCTGCGGCTACATTTATATCCCAAGAATTCTCTGCTACTTACCAGGCCATTTGTGTGGCCGATTGCACCAACCGATGTTTTATGGCCGTTTAATAGTAATTTAGACAAATTACAATGAAACCTCGGGTCAGGACTGGAGGCAGTTGTGATTGATTAGAACCATTGAAAGAGGTGAAGAGGTTTAACTGAGATAAAACTTTATTTACAAAGGAGGGGATACAGCCACAACAGTAACCTGATGTGATAACTCTTAAAATAAGACATGGCAAAGAAAAAAATACAATCTGTAGGGATAAAACCAATAAATTATTTTGGGGTAACTTAACATGCAATGCAAAATAAtcctccaagactgttactgaaTTACATTCATTAAGACCCAACACCATGGGGTTTAGTTGGCTAGTTTGTTTTCTGATTGGCAGTAACTTTAGTGTTTAGGATAGATCTGAACGCACAGAAGTACCATGAACTTAAAGGAAACATTTATGGGAGACAGCTTAATCTTCAAGGTTCTGCATGGTTCCATAGTCAACCTGGGAAAATAGTGTCAAACATGGATGGATGTGGGGTCTTTGGTGAAGAAAACACGATTGATGACTTTCGACAAGGGAAGGAACAGGCCGTTCCCCACTTCATGGTCAAGTAAAGGCAGTTCTATCTCTCAGTGATACGTAAGCCGACCGAGGACATATCCCTCCTTTGAACTCTTCTCCTaatactcctctccctcctcgtcctcctcaaaTGAGTCGATTCCGACCTCTTCATAGTCCTTCTCCAGGGCAGCCATGTCTTCCCTGGCCTCAGAGAACTCTCCCTCCTCCATGCCCTCACCCACGTACCAGTGCACGAATGCCCGCTTGGCATACATCAGGTCAAACTTGTGGTCAAGACGCGCCCAGGCCTCAGCGATGGCTGTGGTGTTGCTCAACATGCACACAGCTCTCTGGACCTTGGCCAGGTCACCCCCTGGCAccacagtgggtggctggtaGTTGATGCCCACTTTGAAACCTGTAGGGCACCAGTCCACGAACTGGATGCTTCGCTTTGTCTTGATGTTGCCAATGGCCACGTTGACATCCTTGGGCACCACGTCTCCACGGTACAGCAGGCAGCACGCCATGTACTTACCGTGGCGAGGGTCGCACTTCACCATCTGGTTGGCGGGCTCGAAGCAGGAGTTAGTGATCTCAGCCACAGAGAGCTGCTCGTGGTAGGCCTTCTCGGCTGAGATGACAGGGGCATAGGTGGCCAGGGGGAAGTGGATGCGGGGGTAAGGCACCAGGTTGGTCTGGAACTCTGTCAAGTCCACGTTAAGGGCACCGTCGAAGCGGAGAGAGGCGGTGATGGAGGAGACAATCTGGCTGATGAGCCTGTTGAGGTTGGTGTAAGAGGGGCGCTCAATGTCCAGGTTTCTGCGGCAGATGTCGTAGATGGCCTCATTGTCGACCATGAAGGCACAGTCAGAGTGCTCTAGGGTGGTGTGGGTGGTCAGGATGGAGTTGTAGGGCTCCACCACAGCTGTGGACACCTGGGGAGCAGGGTATATGGCAAACTCCAGCTTGGACTTCTTCCCGAAGTCGACTGAGAGACGCTCCATGAGCAGGGAGGTGAAACCAGAACCGGTACCTCCTCCGAAGCTGTGGAAGACCAAGAAACCTTGGAGCCCCGTACACTGGTCAGCCTGTCAAgacacagaaaactcatcaacatGTTTTCTAGAAGGAAAGTCCAAGCTCTGATAAGACCCATTCAGGCTAGATTTATGCAAGCCAAGGCTAAAACCCTTTctgataaaacaatgaaaaacccATTTGTTATCCTAATATCACCATCAAATCTGACAGTTTCTCTCACCAGTTTACGGATCCTGTCCAGCACTTGGTCGATGATCTCCTTGCCGATAGTGTAGTGGCCACGGGCATAGTTATTGGCTGCGTCCTCCTTCCCTGAGATCAGCTGCTCGGGGTGAAACAGCTGGCGGTAGGTACCTGTCCGCACCTCATCTGAGAGAAAGGGGAACAGACTAGGGTTAATTAGTCTGGTCTTGATGCTTGTTTTGAACTGTACCATCATATTGATGAAGACCTCTTCCTACACATTCCCAGCGTCAATCAGTCAGTGGATTTTCTCTGCCAGATCCCTCCAATACTCACCAATGACAGTGGGCTCCAGGTCTACAAAGATGGCGCGGGGCACGTATTTCCCGATGCCCGTGGCGCTGAAGAACGTGGTGAAGGAGTCGTCAGTGCTACCGACCGCCTTGTTGTTAGGCATGGTGCCGTCCGGCTGGATCCCGTGCTCCAGGCAGTACAGCTCCCAACAGGTGTTGCCCATCTGGACTCCAGCCTGACCCACATGCACAGAGATACACTCACGCTGGAGAGACCAGGAAATAGCGTTAGTCAAACAATTAACTTATGGTTTCTTTGAACAGGTACAAAACATTGACTACACAAGGAGCCGATGCATTGACAGCAGTCTGCACTGGATGGAGTAACACTTGGTTGTCAATGTCACCAATGATAAATGGAGCCAGTGGACACCCCTCCAAACCATGCAGTGGATAGGAGTCTGAGGTCGATTAAGGATTTGGGCAACCATTTTAGCACTTGTTTATCTGCTGTTTCTCACCACCAAGTGGCAGAACTCTAACActagtggttcccaaccaggggtacagGTTCCCTGGGGGTGCTTTGCCGATACAgagggtacttgagaagactcatgagaccataagGTTACTGATAGAATGCACATGAGGGTACGTCTGGCAGggcaaaattcagttggtggtacaatAACAGagaaaggttgggaaccactgctctacacCGAGGAAACAAACCTAACCTGCCCATGTCTGAGTGACAAAGGACAGGTGAGCCTGAAAACAGTGGACGGCATAATCTAGCTAGTTAAAGACAAGCCACCGGCGTTATGAGCCAAAGTTATGAGTCGTGTGTATATTTGCATGGTGACCCAATCTGTTTGCAGTGTGTTGAAACGGAACTATGACTGCACTTCTTAGCATGGCTTAGCCAACTCTGCAGTGAGTCGATCTGACCTACTTTAGTACTGAACTGTATGCAGCTACCGTCTCAGAAGCCTAGCCACGTCTCAGTGTGTGACTACCAGTATTGACATAGCCATTAACCACGTCTGAACCATGTAACTGATCtacactgtacaaaacattaagaacacctgctctttccatgacagactgaccagatgaaagctatgatcccttattgatgacaCTGGTaaggtagtagatgccaggcacacCGGGTTGTGTCAAGCACTTCAACGTATGAGTAtaaagaatgatccaccacccaaaggacatccagccaacttgacaactgtgggaagcattggagtcaacatggaccagtatGGAACGCTTgataccttgtagagtctatgccctgatgaattgaggctgttctgagggcaaaaggtggaACAATTAtaaaaggtgttcctaatgttttgtacaccaactgcattttacatttacacagGAGTCTGGACACCCCTTCAggttagtggattcggctatttttgccacaccagttgctgacaggttaATAAAaatgagcacacagccatacaatctccatagacaaacattggtcttaccgaagagctcagtgactttagtCTGGGGCCGTTTCACCggttgggctaggccccttagttccagtgaagggaaatcttaactatACAGTATAcattgacattctagatgattctgtgcttccaactttgtggcaacagtttagggaaggcccttttctgtttcagcatgacaatgccctcgtgcacagagcgaggtccatacagaaatggtttgtcgagatcggtgtggcagaacttgactggcctgtacagagccctgacctcaacaccatcgaacacctttgggatgaattggaacaccgactgcgagccaggcctaattgcccaacatcagtgcccgacctcactaatgctcgtggctgaaaagtccccgcagcaatgttctaacatcagTGGAAAGCCTTTcttagagtggaggctgttgagcagcaaagggtggacctactccataataatgcccatgattttggaatgagatgttcaaagaGCAGGTGTCGACAtacttggtcatgtagtgtacacaTTTTATAGAGAAGGCAGCACTTGATATCTATATTCACTAAGGACCAAACAGAAGGTGTGCGTGTGAGAAATGAGTCAATTTTGCAATGCAGTATTGGCAGACGGCA
This genomic interval from Oncorhynchus clarkii lewisi isolate Uvic-CL-2024 chromosome 18, UVic_Ocla_1.0, whole genome shotgun sequence contains the following:
- the LOC139372374 gene encoding serine/threonine-protein kinase 16-like; the encoded protein is MGQTLCICSRGSITIDNKRYYFIQKLDEGGFSYVDLVEGVQDGRFYALKRILCHDREGRQEAQTEVEMHRLFSHPNILGLAGHTFIERGGKSEAWILLPYVQKGSLWSVLEKLRDKGSFMPERRILKVLQGICSGLKAMHDRGYAHRDLKPTNVLLEEDDRPLLMDLGSMNRSRMEVKGTREAMTVQDWAAQRCTISYRAPELFNVESHCVIDDRTDIWSLGCVLYSMMFLEGPYDMVFQKGDSVALAVQNPVTIPQPCRGHGRQHSHQALKEVFSAWAAAVDLMWDREMAALIKLVWLTEIGSFLPGK
- the LOC139373704 gene encoding tubulin alpha chain-like is translated as MRECISVHVGQAGVQMGNTCWELYCLEHGIQPDGTMPNNKAVGSTDDSFTTFFSATGIGKYVPRAIFVDLEPTVIDEVRTGTYRQLFHPEQLISGKEDAANNYARGHYTIGKEIIDQVLDRIRKLADQCTGLQGFLVFHSFGGGTGSGFTSLLMERLSVDFGKKSKLEFAIYPAPQVSTAVVEPYNSILTTHTTLEHSDCAFMVDNEAIYDICRRNLDIERPSYTNLNRLISQIVSSITASLRFDGALNVDLTEFQTNLVPYPRIHFPLATYAPVISAEKAYHEQLSVAEITNSCFEPANQMVKCDPRHGKYMACCLLYRGDVVPKDVNVAIGNIKTKRSIQFVDWCPTGFKVGINYQPPTVVPGGDLAKVQRAVCMLSNTTAIAEAWARLDHKFDLMYAKRAFVHWYVGEGMEEGEFSEAREDMAALEKDYEEVGIDSFEEDEEGEEY